From a single Phaenicophaeus curvirostris isolate KB17595 chromosome 23, BPBGC_Pcur_1.0, whole genome shotgun sequence genomic region:
- the LOC138730414 gene encoding LOW QUALITY PROTEIN: large ribosomal subunit protein eL8-like (The sequence of the model RefSeq protein was modified relative to this genomic sequence to represent the inferred CDS: inserted 3 bases in 2 codons; substituted 2 bases at 2 genomic stop codons), translating into MVLLGVEHPKALTHKPKLETKEQKQHGLLTCAEQKDAGKGDAPVAEPQVLQAGMNTVSXLVEDSKTQLPVMVHDGDPTELVSVWHAPCGKMGTLYSPIPKDRARXGDLEVHGKTRTCMAFTXVNTEETEALAKLVPLNWLSLDMMGPXDSAQIAKLKKAKAIEMTTKL; encoded by the exons ATGGT TTTACTAGGAGTTGAACATCCAAAAGCACTGACCCACAAACCCAAACTAGAGACCaaagagcagaagcagcatggGCTCTTGACTTGTGCTGAGCAGAAAGATGCTGGAAAAGGAGACGCTCCAGTTGCAGAGCCACAGGTCCTCCAAGCAGGTATGAACACTGTCT GCTTGGTAGAGGACAGCAAAACTCAGCTTCCAGTGATGGTCCACGATGGAGACCCCACAGAACTGGTGAGTGTTTGGCATGCTCCATGCGGCAAAATGGGAACTCTGTACAGCCCCATCCCAAAGGACAGAGCCAGGTAGGGTGACTTGGAAGTCCATGGGAAGACTCGCACCTGCATGGCCTTCACCTGAGTAAACACAGAGGAGACGGAAGCCCTTGCAAAGCTGGTGCCACTTAACTGGTTATCATTAGATATGATGGGGCC AGACTCAGCTCAAATTGCcaagctgaagaaagcaaaggctATAGAAATGACCACCAAATTGTAA